The following proteins are encoded in a genomic region of Oceanisphaera profunda:
- a CDS encoding DUF3149 domain-containing protein yields the protein MKFWLDLMFGSDIGFMSMMTIISTTIIVSVICCYFVYKVRTAPQPEEE from the coding sequence ATGAAATTTTGGCTTGATTTAATGTTTGGCAGTGATATTGGCTTTATGTCGATGATGACTATCATATCCACTACTATCATAGTCAGCGTGATATGCTGCTACTTTGTTTATAAAGTACGCACTGCGCCTCAACCAGAAGAAGAGTAA
- a CDS encoding ketoacyl-ACP synthase III translates to MRYANISGWGKCLPPAALSNDDLSTFLDTSDDWIYSRTGIRSRRISHVNTSALATVAAQHALAAAGLTADQLDCIILATASADTLVPSAASAIQRNLGASKAAVFDINAACTGFIYGLSVGSALIKAGTMQKVLVIGAERLTHYLDWTQRDTAVLFGDGAGAVILEASDQPVGLIADKLGCDAEASDILAIPNSGTSRERFAHTDGLFEVNFDGKEIFKRAVKGMGEAASHVLAQAKLTGADIDLLLPHQANVRIIETLAKKMAMPSDKVMINIEHYGNTSAATVPIALCEALEQGRIKSGALLLTAAFGAGLTWGAGVIRWGERVTPLQVSDATLPPCEHSALQLLASAIKGCQQAQNEA, encoded by the coding sequence ATGCGCTATGCCAATATTAGCGGCTGGGGTAAATGTTTGCCCCCTGCCGCCTTAAGTAACGACGACTTAAGTACTTTTTTAGATACCTCTGATGACTGGATTTATAGCCGCACCGGTATTCGCTCGCGCCGTATTTCCCATGTAAACACCTCGGCTCTCGCCACTGTGGCCGCCCAGCACGCCTTAGCTGCCGCAGGCTTAACCGCAGACCAGCTTGATTGCATCATTTTGGCCACCGCCAGCGCAGATACCCTAGTGCCGAGCGCTGCCTCTGCGATACAGCGTAACTTAGGTGCCAGTAAAGCCGCAGTCTTTGATATTAACGCCGCCTGTACTGGCTTTATTTATGGCTTAAGTGTGGGTAGCGCCCTGATTAAAGCCGGCACCATGCAAAAGGTGTTGGTGATCGGTGCTGAGCGCTTAACCCATTATTTAGACTGGACCCAGCGCGACACCGCCGTGTTATTTGGCGATGGTGCCGGTGCCGTTATCTTAGAAGCCAGTGATCAGCCGGTAGGCCTCATTGCCGACAAGCTGGGTTGCGACGCCGAAGCGAGTGATATTTTAGCTATCCCAAATTCAGGCACAAGTCGGGAGCGCTTTGCGCATACCGATGGCTTATTTGAGGTGAACTTTGACGGCAAAGAAATCTTTAAGCGCGCAGTCAAAGGCATGGGCGAAGCCGCAAGCCACGTTTTAGCCCAAGCGAAACTGACCGGTGCCGATATCGACCTGTTATTACCGCATCAAGCGAACGTGCGTATTATTGAGACTTTGGCCAAGAAGATGGCCATGCCCAGCGACAAGGTCATGATCAACATAGAACACTACGGCAATACTTCTGCCGCCACCGTGCCCATCGCCTTGTGTGAAGCACTTGAACAAGGCCGCATTAAGTCGGGCGCCTTATTATTAACTGCCGCTTTTGGTGCCGGACTAACCTGGGGTGCCGGCGTTATTCGCTGGGGCGAGCGAGTCACACCACTACAAGTGTCTGATGCAACCTTGCCGCCTTGTGAGCATAGCGCGCTGCAGTTATTAGCGTCAGCCATTAAAGGCTGTCAGCAAGCGCAAAATGAAGCCTAA
- a CDS encoding TraB/GumN family protein, with protein sequence MKILSFLLLWACSGYSLATPSLWSATKGEQQLWLFGSIHLADARLTQLPQALVEQLQRSEHLYLEVDPNTVTPQMLAPFIRLPATETWQARLGTSLSDQLEQQLNELSLSHLKRLPPWFAAMQLSQVQAQRLGFVSSQGIDMQMLQLAQQQGVPVSGLEPPSLVFKLMASLAERNLEQDFVRHSLQEQEQMAEHLALLFSTWHSGDEQALLALLEDQGTPELTDFIRQELLWARNRLWLAELKRQAPSQALIVVGALHLYGEQGLLDLLQQDGYQLQKINEV encoded by the coding sequence ATGAAAATACTATCTTTTTTATTATTGTGGGCGTGCAGTGGTTATAGCTTAGCCACCCCTTCCCTGTGGTCGGCGACCAAAGGCGAACAACAACTGTGGCTTTTTGGCTCTATTCATCTCGCAGATGCCCGACTAACTCAGTTACCTCAGGCTTTAGTCGAGCAACTGCAGCGCAGTGAGCATTTATATTTGGAGGTGGATCCCAATACGGTTACCCCGCAAATGCTGGCGCCTTTTATAAGGTTACCGGCCACAGAGACGTGGCAAGCCCGACTGGGTACATCTTTGAGTGACCAGCTTGAACAACAGTTGAACGAGCTCAGTTTATCCCATTTAAAGCGCTTGCCGCCTTGGTTTGCCGCCATGCAGCTGAGCCAAGTTCAGGCACAGCGGTTAGGATTTGTGAGCAGTCAGGGAATTGATATGCAAATGCTGCAACTGGCCCAGCAACAAGGTGTTCCTGTTTCTGGCTTGGAGCCACCGAGCTTGGTGTTTAAGCTGATGGCATCGTTAGCTGAGCGCAACTTAGAGCAAGACTTTGTACGCCATAGCCTTCAAGAGCAAGAGCAAATGGCTGAGCACTTAGCGTTATTGTTTAGCACTTGGCACAGCGGTGATGAGCAAGCGCTGTTAGCCTTACTCGAAGACCAAGGTACGCCAGAGCTGACTGACTTTATCCGCCAAGAATTGTTGTGGGCCCGCAATCGTTTATGGCTAGCGGAGCTAAAACGCCAAGCCCCCTCCCAAGCACTGATCGTAGTAGGCGCCTTGCATTTATACGGCGAGCAGGGCTTGCTCGATTTACTGCAACAAGACGGCTACCAGTTACAGAAAATAAATGAAGTTTAG
- a CDS encoding efflux RND transporter periplasmic adaptor subunit, with product MKYKNNNAGWRPYLWLALVCVSSMTQAQYKAVVTTAEVTEMPVMASIELMGTLKANQQVAIAPQVSARVTQVHFESGQLVKKGQVLLSLDNRAAKAQVREAQASLMDAQRIFKNYNTLFSRKAVTQTELDGQQAAVAMAEAKLAAAQVQASYLTLHAPFSGVMGLTDVAPGALLAANEPVADLLDISQLKLDVALPEKYFNKVKVGETLTAYSDAYGEQAFNGKLAVMAPSVNSDSLNATVRLVFDNSMPENSQPDNAKPDKTHNTLVPGMLMRVALTVDNSVQLAIPVQSLLYAGQQRYVYVVDAENKVSRRDVTIGRNMGEQVTVVDGLKAGERVISAGTVKVRVGSVVEVLDEAL from the coding sequence ATGAAATATAAGAATAATAACGCGGGATGGCGACCTTATTTATGGCTGGCATTGGTGTGCGTTTCCTCGATGACCCAGGCCCAATATAAAGCGGTGGTGACCACGGCCGAAGTGACTGAGATGCCGGTGATGGCCAGTATCGAACTTATGGGTACCTTAAAAGCCAATCAACAGGTGGCGATAGCCCCCCAAGTGAGTGCCAGGGTAACCCAGGTGCATTTTGAGTCAGGCCAATTAGTTAAAAAAGGCCAAGTGTTATTGAGCCTAGATAACAGAGCAGCAAAAGCTCAGGTGCGAGAAGCGCAAGCTTCACTCATGGATGCGCAGCGCATTTTCAAAAACTATAACACCTTGTTTTCGCGCAAAGCCGTTACCCAAACCGAGCTTGATGGCCAACAGGCGGCGGTGGCCATGGCAGAGGCTAAACTAGCAGCGGCACAGGTGCAGGCTTCGTATTTAACCTTACATGCGCCCTTTAGTGGTGTGATGGGCTTAACGGATGTGGCCCCCGGCGCCTTGTTGGCGGCCAATGAGCCCGTGGCCGACTTATTGGACATTAGCCAGTTAAAGTTGGATGTAGCTTTGCCGGAAAAGTATTTTAATAAGGTAAAAGTGGGTGAAACACTCACCGCCTATAGCGATGCCTATGGCGAGCAAGCCTTTAACGGCAAACTGGCGGTAATGGCGCCGAGTGTGAACAGCGACAGTTTAAATGCCACCGTGCGTTTAGTGTTTGATAACTCGATGCCTGAGAACTCTCAACCTGATAATGCTAAGCCAGATAAAACGCACAACACACTGGTACCCGGTATGTTGATGCGCGTAGCACTGACCGTCGATAACAGTGTACAGCTGGCAATTCCGGTGCAAAGTCTGTTGTATGCGGGCCAGCAGCGTTATGTGTATGTGGTGGATGCAGAAAACAAAGTCAGCCGCCGTGATGTGACCATTGGCCGTAATATGGGCGAGCAAGTGACGGTCGTCGACGGCCTTAAAGCCGGCGAGCGCGTGATCAGTGCCGGTACCGTCAAAGTACGCGTAGGCAGTGTAGTTGAGGTATTAGATGAAGCTCTCTGA
- a CDS encoding thiol-disulfide oxidoreductase DCC family protein, producing MDNKEAHHKLVVFYDGSCEGCIKDRANYERWAGAGGNDIYWFDITDQDEVLLNLGLDPGHVMRELHVQTSDGTVLSELDAYILLMQRVPRLKLLAWFIGLPVIRPCLSWLYRTWVERRLKRQGRI from the coding sequence ATGGATAACAAGGAAGCTCACCATAAGTTGGTGGTATTTTACGACGGCAGTTGTGAGGGCTGTATAAAAGATCGCGCTAACTACGAGCGCTGGGCCGGAGCTGGCGGTAATGATATTTACTGGTTTGATATTACCGACCAAGATGAGGTGCTGTTAAACCTTGGGCTGGATCCGGGCCATGTGATGCGAGAGCTACATGTGCAAACCAGTGATGGCACTGTGCTATCTGAGCTGGATGCCTATATCTTATTGATGCAGCGCGTACCTCGGCTAAAGCTTTTGGCCTGGTTTATCGGCCTGCCGGTGATCCGCCCTTGCCTATCTTGGTTGTATCGCACTTGGGTAGAACGCCGTTTAAAGCGCCAAGGGCGCATTTAA
- a CDS encoding SDR family oxidoreductase: MKRSVLITGCSTGIGLCAAHFLQKSGFQVIASARCATDVAALTTAGLTAVQLDLSDEASIEAGVAETLQLTGGRLYGLFNNGAYGQPGALEDLPTAALREQFNTNLFGTHHLTRLVLPVMLAASEGRIIQNSSILGIVAMPFRGAYNASKFALEGYTDTLRLELNGSGVQVSLIEPGPIETQFRANSKIAFLRHIDAEHSRHQAGYQQTLERLQRPGPSSKFSLAPEACMAPLLHALTSKTAKIRYPVTRPTHIMSWLRRLLSARALDRILLKAGG, encoded by the coding sequence ATAAAAAGAAGTGTATTAATTACGGGGTGCTCGACGGGGATTGGCTTGTGTGCGGCGCACTTTTTACAAAAATCAGGTTTTCAGGTCATCGCCTCGGCGCGCTGCGCTACAGATGTCGCAGCTTTAACCACCGCTGGATTAACCGCAGTGCAGTTAGACTTATCTGACGAAGCCAGTATAGAAGCAGGCGTGGCAGAAACCTTGCAACTGACCGGCGGGCGTTTGTATGGGTTGTTTAATAATGGCGCTTACGGCCAGCCCGGCGCATTAGAAGACTTGCCGACTGCCGCCTTGCGCGAGCAGTTTAATACTAACTTGTTTGGCACTCATCATTTAACGCGCTTGGTGTTGCCGGTAATGCTGGCCGCCAGTGAAGGCCGCATCATTCAAAACAGTTCAATCTTGGGCATAGTCGCCATGCCTTTTCGTGGCGCTTATAACGCCTCAAAATTTGCACTTGAAGGCTACACAGATACCTTACGCTTAGAGCTAAACGGCAGCGGCGTGCAGGTGAGCTTAATTGAGCCAGGCCCGATAGAAACTCAATTTAGAGCGAACTCTAAAATCGCATTTTTGCGCCATATCGACGCTGAACACAGCCGCCACCAAGCGGGCTATCAACAAACACTGGAGCGCTTACAGCGACCAGGGCCGAGCTCAAAGTTTAGCTTAGCGCCCGAGGCCTGCATGGCACCCTTATTACATGCGCTCACCAGCAAGACCGCCAAAATTCGTTACCCCGTGACTCGCCCTACTCATATTATGAGCTGGTTACGCCGCTTGCTCAGCGCACGAGCACTGGATCGTATTCTACTAAAAGCTGGCGGCTAG
- a CDS encoding DUF1904 family protein, with protein MPHLRFRGMSRATVKAISKTLVTTLAPVISSPENHFVVEFIPAEFVRDGQIMSGQPLIEVLWFTRPQALQDQVATLITEAMRAYLEPDQDLCIIFTALEGHNYYENGQHYGK; from the coding sequence ATGCCTCATTTACGTTTTCGTGGAATGTCCAGAGCCACCGTTAAAGCAATCAGCAAAACTTTAGTGACTACCTTAGCCCCCGTCATTAGTAGCCCAGAAAATCACTTTGTAGTGGAATTTATCCCCGCCGAGTTTGTACGTGACGGTCAAATCATGTCCGGTCAGCCGCTCATCGAAGTGCTGTGGTTTACCCGACCACAGGCGCTGCAAGACCAAGTAGCGACCTTGATCACCGAGGCAATGCGCGCCTACCTTGAACCAGACCAAGATCTTTGCATTATCTTTACCGCCCTAGAAGGGCACAATTATTACGAAAATGGCCAACACTACGGCAAATAA
- a CDS encoding carboxypeptidase M32 — translation MSYSALSQHFQQQYHLQHIAAICGWDQATMMPAGGNQARAEAMSTLAVLSHQQLQDPRLADWFAAAESPTNTEPALTAEQKISLQAMQRQWRDATMLPSDLVGAFSLAGSRCEHAWRSLRPANDWAGFLPLFEEVLNLSRQVAAARAEVLGLSRYDSLLEQFEPGMRTATLDPLFDGVKQWLPSLITEVQAKQAGDRVLQPQGSFATAQQKALGLEIMQLLGFDFNHGRLDVSVHPFCGGVSEDVRLTTRYDEQDVAQALMGVIHETGHARYEQGLPAQWRSLPVGQARSMGVHESQSLFFEMQLARHPAFIAKLAPLLVQQFGEQPAFSADNLSKLYTRVKPGLIRVDADEVTYPAHVMLRYEIERDLIEGKLQAKDLPERWDQLMQQYLGISTQGNYKDGCMQDIHWTDGSFGYFPSYTLGAMYAAQQAQAMQTELGSFDQLISQDLPSVFDWLQHNIWQHASLLETDQLITQACGQPLTANAFKLHLEQRYLR, via the coding sequence ATGTCTTACTCAGCCTTAAGTCAGCATTTTCAACAGCAATATCACTTGCAGCATATTGCGGCCATCTGTGGCTGGGATCAGGCCACCATGATGCCAGCGGGCGGCAACCAAGCCCGCGCCGAAGCCATGAGCACCCTGGCCGTACTTAGCCATCAACAGCTACAAGACCCCAGGCTGGCCGATTGGTTTGCCGCAGCAGAGTCGCCAACAAACACAGAGCCAGCATTAACGGCCGAACAAAAAATAAGTTTACAGGCCATGCAACGCCAGTGGCGTGATGCCACTATGTTACCCAGCGATTTGGTAGGGGCATTTTCACTGGCAGGTTCGCGCTGTGAGCATGCGTGGCGCAGCCTACGCCCAGCCAACGATTGGGCCGGTTTTTTACCGCTATTTGAAGAAGTGTTAAACCTGTCGCGCCAAGTGGCCGCGGCACGCGCCGAAGTACTGGGCTTATCCCGTTACGACAGCTTGCTCGAACAGTTTGAACCAGGCATGCGCACCGCCACACTTGACCCACTGTTTGACGGCGTAAAACAATGGCTGCCCAGCCTCATAACAGAGGTACAAGCCAAACAGGCGGGAGATCGGGTATTACAACCTCAAGGCTCTTTTGCCACCGCCCAACAAAAAGCCCTCGGATTAGAGATTATGCAATTGTTGGGCTTTGACTTTAATCACGGCCGCTTAGACGTGAGTGTGCACCCATTTTGTGGCGGCGTGAGCGAAGATGTGCGCTTAACCACTCGCTACGATGAGCAGGATGTGGCACAGGCCTTGATGGGCGTTATTCATGAAACCGGCCATGCCCGCTACGAGCAAGGGCTACCGGCACAATGGCGCAGTTTACCGGTCGGCCAAGCGCGCTCCATGGGCGTGCACGAGTCACAGAGTCTATTTTTTGAGATGCAATTGGCGCGTCATCCGGCCTTTATCGCCAAGCTGGCCCCCCTGTTGGTACAACAATTTGGTGAGCAGCCGGCGTTTAGCGCCGACAACTTAAGCAAACTCTATACCCGCGTTAAGCCCGGTTTAATTCGCGTGGATGCAGACGAAGTTACCTATCCGGCTCACGTGATGCTGCGCTATGAAATTGAGCGCGACCTGATTGAAGGTAAGCTGCAAGCCAAAGACTTGCCCGAGCGCTGGGATCAGCTGATGCAGCAATATTTAGGCATCAGTACCCAAGGCAACTATAAGGACGGCTGCATGCAAGATATTCACTGGACCGACGGCAGTTTTGGTTACTTTCCTAGTTACACTTTAGGCGCCATGTATGCGGCTCAACAGGCCCAGGCCATGCAAACGGAATTAGGCTCATTTGACCAACTTATTAGCCAAGATTTACCTAGCGTTTTCGACTGGCTACAACACAATATTTGGCAACATGCCAGCTTGTTAGAAACCGATCAGCTGATTACTCAAGCGTGCGGCCAACCGCTAACCGCCAACGCCTTTAAGCTACATTTAGAGCAACGATATTTGAGATAA
- the xthA gene encoding exodeoxyribonuclease III, whose translation MKVISFNINGLRARLHQLQAIIDKHQPDVIGLQEIKVHDEVFPVEAVEAMGYQVYFHGQKAHYGVAMLCKQTPLEIRKGFPGDEEDAQRRMIMGRFARPDGSEVTILNGYFPQGENRKHETKFPAKAKFYEDLQAYLTEYHTPDEAVIVMGDVNISHTDLDIGIGEPNRKRWLRDGKCSFLPEEREWMERLLSWGLIDTWRLQNPEQTEQYSWFDYRSRGFDDNRGLRIDLVLATQPLIEQLLETGIDYELRGIEKPSDHAPIWATFK comes from the coding sequence ATGAAAGTTATCTCCTTTAATATCAATGGACTTAGGGCGCGTTTGCATCAATTGCAAGCCATTATCGATAAGCACCAGCCGGATGTGATTGGCCTGCAAGAAATCAAGGTGCACGACGAGGTGTTCCCGGTAGAAGCGGTAGAAGCCATGGGCTATCAGGTGTATTTTCACGGTCAAAAAGCCCATTACGGCGTAGCCATGCTGTGCAAGCAAACCCCACTGGAAATCCGCAAGGGCTTTCCCGGTGATGAAGAAGATGCCCAGCGACGCATGATCATGGGCCGCTTTGCCCGCCCCGATGGCAGTGAAGTCACCATCTTAAACGGCTATTTTCCGCAAGGTGAAAACCGCAAGCACGAGACTAAGTTTCCGGCCAAGGCGAAGTTTTATGAAGACTTGCAAGCCTACCTCACCGAATATCACACCCCAGATGAAGCGGTGATCGTGATGGGTGATGTAAATATTTCGCACACGGATTTAGATATCGGCATTGGTGAGCCCAACCGTAAACGCTGGTTGCGCGATGGTAAGTGCTCATTTTTACCAGAAGAGCGGGAATGGATGGAGCGTTTGCTGAGTTGGGGATTAATCGATACTTGGCGTTTGCAAAATCCTGAGCAGACCGAGCAATATTCGTGGTTTGATTATCGCAGCCGCGGCTTTGATGATAACCGCGGCCTGCGCATCGATTTAGTATTGGCCACCCAGCCATTAATCGAGCAATTGCTGGAAACCGGCATCGACTACGAATTACGCGGCATCGAAAAGCCGTCCGATCACGCGCCCATCTGGGCGACGTTTAAGTAA
- a CDS encoding efflux RND transporter permease subunit, giving the protein MKLSDLSIARPVLATVLSLMLCVFGLISFLELPLREMPDTTSPVVTVRTTYTGASAAVLEVQVTKRLEDELSGISDVKYISSSTSDGSSSITIEFDPSRDLDSAASDVREAVARASRKLPDDADAPIVTKDTGRNDVILWITLRSTGMSPLAMGDYAENVLADRFSLLDGVSSVVVGGRKERVMNIRLDPVAMAARGITVADIRAALRSQNVELPAGVLENNQQNYATRIQRSFEEAVNFQRLSIRRIDADSRVYLSDVAEVWEGEKPENTLFRSNGQNVVGLGIVKQSQANTLDVVNEVKKAIGAQQPFLPDGTELTWTFDSSVFIDSAIDEVYQTLMIIVGLVVLVIYIFLGQVRATLIPAITVPVSLISAFIAAFALGYSVNLITLMALIMAIGLVVDDAIVVLENIYHHLERGRSPLAAAYYGTREVGFAVIATTLTLVAVFVPIIFMGGIIGRIFTEFAVLLSAAVIFSSIVALTLSPVMSVKILKSHQAPTKLALRFNAGFAKLERGYKRLLNMGLNKGKSRPWWAPVVMVMALGLTVWLLSQVPQSLTPKEDRGSVFVLVRGAEGASFDRMSLAMGEIEQRLNPLLDEGIATNLTVRTPGFGGGVNSGMVIISLENWDKRDVPAEQVVNRIRGLTRDVADVLVIPILPSSIRGGSSSPVEFVITGSDYDELYQWAEQLRGLAQDNPGLSDIDLDYAQTKPELLVEVDQQRAAKLGISVTDVADSLNVMLGGQAITTYERQGEEYDVYLKGQQEVFRQLSDLGGIYLRSGHGELVSLDNLVSLNEQGTSASLNHYNRKKAITLSANLVGSYSLGEALDYLDDLVREHLPDNAIADYKGESLEYKNNQSDVAFVFGLALVVVFLILAAQFESFIHPFIVLLTVPLGLVGGLLGLYFAGMSLNAYSQIAMVMLIGLVTKNGILIVEFANQLRDRGIPFDEAVTEAAVRRLRPILMTAFTTIIGAIPLILASGAGAESRQNVGIVVFTGVSLATLLTLFIVPAMYRLLARGTQSPEHQQRLLAAALEEPVKGEE; this is encoded by the coding sequence ATGAAGCTCTCTGATCTCTCGATTGCACGGCCGGTGCTGGCCACGGTATTAAGCTTAATGCTGTGCGTGTTTGGTTTGATCTCTTTTTTGGAGTTACCGCTGCGGGAAATGCCGGACACCACCTCTCCCGTGGTCACGGTGCGCACTACTTACACGGGGGCCAGTGCCGCCGTATTAGAAGTGCAAGTTACTAAGCGCCTAGAAGACGAGCTATCAGGCATCAGTGATGTGAAATACATTAGCTCCAGTACCAGCGATGGCAGCTCCAGTATTACCATCGAATTTGATCCCTCCCGTGACTTAGACAGCGCCGCCAGTGATGTGCGTGAAGCCGTGGCGCGGGCCTCGCGAAAATTACCCGATGATGCAGATGCCCCCATCGTTACCAAAGACACGGGGCGTAATGATGTGATCTTGTGGATCACCTTGCGCTCCACGGGTATGTCGCCCTTGGCCATGGGGGATTATGCAGAAAATGTGTTGGCGGATCGCTTTAGTCTGCTCGATGGCGTGAGCTCAGTAGTCGTAGGTGGGCGTAAAGAGCGGGTGATGAATATTCGCCTCGACCCGGTCGCCATGGCGGCACGGGGCATTACGGTGGCGGATATTCGCGCCGCCTTACGCTCGCAAAACGTGGAGCTGCCCGCAGGCGTGCTAGAAAATAACCAGCAAAACTATGCCACCCGTATTCAGCGCAGCTTTGAAGAGGCCGTTAATTTTCAACGCTTAAGCATTCGGAGAATCGATGCCGACAGCCGTGTGTATCTCTCAGATGTGGCCGAGGTGTGGGAGGGCGAAAAGCCAGAAAACACCCTGTTTCGCTCCAACGGCCAGAATGTTGTGGGCTTAGGTATCGTTAAACAAAGCCAAGCTAATACGCTGGATGTGGTTAATGAAGTGAAAAAGGCCATTGGCGCGCAACAACCGTTTTTGCCCGATGGCACCGAGCTTACCTGGACCTTCGACAGCTCAGTGTTTATCGACAGCGCCATCGATGAGGTGTATCAAACCTTGATGATCATCGTCGGCTTAGTGGTGTTGGTGATTTATATCTTCTTAGGCCAGGTGCGTGCCACCCTGATCCCCGCCATTACGGTGCCGGTCTCATTAATCAGTGCCTTTATTGCGGCCTTCGCCTTGGGCTACTCGGTCAACCTGATTACCTTAATGGCGCTGATCATGGCCATCGGCTTGGTGGTGGATGATGCGATTGTGGTGCTGGAAAATATTTACCATCACCTAGAGCGCGGGCGATCACCCTTGGCCGCCGCTTATTATGGCACTCGAGAAGTAGGCTTTGCGGTGATTGCCACCACGCTCACCTTAGTGGCCGTGTTTGTGCCCATCATTTTTATGGGCGGTATTATTGGTCGTATCTTTACTGAGTTTGCGGTCTTGTTGTCTGCCGCGGTGATCTTTTCATCCATAGTGGCACTCACTCTTAGTCCGGTAATGAGCGTTAAGATACTTAAGTCTCATCAGGCACCGACTAAGCTGGCGCTGCGCTTTAATGCCGGCTTTGCCAAACTGGAACGCGGTTATAAACGCTTACTCAATATGGGGCTAAATAAAGGAAAGAGCCGCCCTTGGTGGGCACCTGTGGTGATGGTCATGGCATTGGGGTTGACCGTTTGGCTGCTTAGCCAAGTGCCGCAAAGCTTAACGCCTAAAGAAGACCGCGGCTCGGTATTTGTGTTGGTACGCGGCGCGGAAGGGGCCAGCTTTGATCGCATGAGCTTGGCCATGGGCGAAATTGAACAACGACTGAACCCCCTGCTCGACGAGGGCATCGCCACTAACTTAACGGTGCGCACCCCCGGTTTTGGCGGCGGCGTTAACAGTGGCATGGTGATCATCAGTTTAGAGAACTGGGATAAGCGTGATGTGCCCGCCGAGCAAGTGGTTAATCGTATTCGTGGTTTAACGCGAGATGTGGCCGATGTGTTGGTGATCCCGATTTTACCGTCTTCGATCCGCGGCGGCTCTAGCTCACCGGTGGAGTTTGTGATCACTGGCAGTGATTATGACGAGCTCTACCAGTGGGCCGAGCAGTTACGCGGCTTGGCGCAAGATAACCCAGGCTTAAGCGATATCGATCTGGATTACGCGCAAACCAAGCCAGAATTGCTGGTCGAGGTGGATCAACAGCGCGCCGCCAAGCTGGGCATTTCGGTGACAGATGTTGCCGACAGCCTCAATGTGATGCTGGGTGGGCAAGCCATTACCACCTACGAGCGCCAAGGCGAAGAATACGACGTGTATTTAAAAGGCCAGCAAGAGGTGTTTCGCCAACTCAGCGACCTTGGGGGTATTTATTTGCGCAGCGGTCATGGCGAACTGGTCTCGCTCGATAATCTGGTGAGCTTAAATGAGCAGGGCACGTCTGCTTCGCTTAACCATTACAACCGCAAAAAAGCCATTACCTTAAGTGCTAACTTAGTCGGCAGTTACAGCTTGGGTGAAGCGCTGGATTATTTAGATGACTTGGTGCGTGAGCACCTGCCCGATAACGCCATTGCCGATTATAAAGGGGAGTCGCTGGAATATAAGAACAACCAAAGTGATGTGGCCTTCGTGTTTGGCTTGGCGTTAGTGGTGGTATTCTTAATTCTAGCGGCGCAATTTGAGAGCTTTATCCATCCCTTTATTGTGTTGTTGACCGTGCCGCTCGGGCTGGTAGGCGGTTTATTAGGGCTGTATTTTGCCGGCATGAGCTTAAACGCCTATAGCCAGATTGCCATGGTGATGCTGATTGGCTTAGTCACTAAAAACGGCATCTTAATTGTGGAGTTTGCCAACCAGTTGCGCGATCGCGGCATTCCCTTCGATGAAGCGGTCACCGAGGCTGCAGTCAGGCGGTTAAGGCCGATTTTAATGACCGCTTTCACCACTATTATTGGTGCTATTCCGCTAATTTTAGCCAGTGGCGCTGGCGCAGAAAGTCGCCAAAACGTCGGTATAGTGGTGTTCACCGGCGTATCGCTCGCCACCTTACTCACCTTGTTTATCGTGCCTGCCATGTATCGCCTACTGGCGCGCGGCACCCAATCCCCTGAGCATCAGCAACGCTTATTGGCAGCAGCGCTTGAAGAACCAGTAAAGGGTGAAGAGTGA
- a CDS encoding VC2046/SO_2500 family protein — protein sequence MLTDIHNTLLVNDSQLGDRLNTAVSEGRRSDFGLLLALLSDDARDLPRIEATKDEQGQVNWRQFFDLPQTSPLYAEEQDSIRAPQLSALATDLQQDSMRLMLAMRAEPLRVSPDVLPYEVSSNLSPRTQARFNGEQLNSTLPQDPSRMLSIIESVRAMA from the coding sequence ATGCTGACCGACATCCATAACACGCTACTCGTAAACGACAGCCAACTCGGAGACCGCCTTAACACTGCGGTCTCTGAGGGGCGTCGTAGCGATTTCGGCTTGTTACTGGCATTACTGTCGGATGATGCGCGAGATTTACCGCGCATCGAAGCCACCAAAGATGAACAGGGCCAAGTTAACTGGCGCCAATTTTTTGATTTACCACAAACTAGCCCTCTGTACGCCGAAGAGCAAGACAGCATCAGAGCCCCGCAGCTCTCGGCCTTAGCGACGGACTTGCAACAAGATAGCATGCGCTTAATGTTAGCCATGCGCGCCGAGCCGCTGCGCGTCAGCCCAGATGTGCTGCCATATGAAGTGAGCAGCAACTTAAGCCCCCGCACCCAAGCCCGCTTCAATGGTGAGCAACTCAACAGTACCCTGCCCCAAGATCCTAGCCGCATGCTATCAATCATCGAGTCCGTTAGGGCCATGGCTTAA